The Cupriavidus sp. EM10 genome includes a region encoding these proteins:
- a CDS encoding AraC family transcriptional regulator, whose protein sequence is MTVADMRLSIEVASHLRLARLAPAFPMTVTATRGTAVMRRDGFARTLVAGVPCGIAPFQAFDLLVAGSIAQPAGCRIEIALASDGPTLASLHQELSRHIFLQPELPWSAAFAAGLLGESPDRLRRMLFAEGAAFGDLCRTQRLMRLMFEAPHGLASLPSLKRGIGWPPGHDLESSLHDRFGITLDLLRRATASHAQRDTGRPARAVRPAAHYWPSLSPA, encoded by the coding sequence ATGACGGTTGCGGACATGCGGCTCAGCATCGAGGTGGCGTCGCACCTGCGCCTGGCGCGGCTGGCGCCAGCGTTTCCGATGACCGTCACAGCGACGCGCGGTACAGCGGTGATGCGGCGCGACGGCTTCGCGCGCACGCTGGTGGCCGGCGTGCCGTGCGGGATCGCGCCGTTCCAGGCGTTCGACCTGCTGGTGGCAGGCAGCATCGCGCAACCGGCTGGCTGCCGGATCGAGATCGCGCTGGCGTCGGATGGTCCCACGCTTGCCAGCCTGCATCAGGAACTGTCGCGGCACATCTTCCTGCAGCCCGAGCTGCCGTGGAGCGCGGCGTTTGCGGCCGGCTTGCTGGGAGAATCGCCCGACCGGTTGCGGCGGATGCTGTTTGCCGAGGGTGCGGCGTTCGGAGACCTGTGCCGGACGCAGCGGCTGATGCGCCTGATGTTCGAAGCGCCGCACGGACTTGCCAGCCTGCCATCGCTGAAGCGCGGCATCGGCTGGCCACCGGGCCATGATCTCGAATCATCACTGCATGACAGGTTCGGCATCACGCTCGACCTGCTGCGGCGCGCGACGGCTTCCCACGCGCAACGCGATACCGGGCGCCCGGCCCGGGCCGTGCGGCCTGCCGCGCACTATTGGCCCAGCCTATCCCCCGCATAA
- a CDS encoding BamA/TamA family outer membrane protein, translating into MAQTPGAESTPEPAHMSWIDKVLNKLGASKEVDLSHGIDWGVLPGPFYNPEMGLGVGAAAVGLYKPKNAEKDTQLSTVTLHGFLTTSGAVGIGVDNNTFFADDSYRFVFSGALINMPTSYWGIGYDNAINDANKEGYTRRGVVVQPRVMVRVRPNIYVGGGYDFEYDDAAQLERGASSALATDPHGTRVLSSGLTAHFSYDTRDFLPNPYTGQALLVNGTVYRRGFGSDNDFETLEITYDKYFRMRERDVLAFDVYGKFNWGDVPWSMMSKLGDNRRMRGYFMGQYRDKAMMTAQVEYRWHIVGRQGMVFWAGTGAIAGNPGSLTSAHWLPNAGVGYRFEFKPRVNVRFDVGVGSNTKGVYFQINEAF; encoded by the coding sequence ATGGCGCAGACGCCTGGGGCCGAATCGACGCCCGAGCCCGCGCACATGAGCTGGATCGACAAGGTGCTCAACAAGCTTGGCGCATCGAAGGAAGTGGACCTGAGCCACGGCATCGACTGGGGCGTGCTGCCCGGGCCGTTCTACAACCCCGAGATGGGGCTTGGCGTGGGCGCGGCCGCAGTCGGCCTGTACAAGCCGAAGAACGCCGAAAAGGACACGCAGCTGTCAACGGTGACCTTGCACGGCTTCCTGACCACGTCTGGCGCGGTGGGCATCGGCGTGGACAACAACACGTTCTTCGCCGACGACAGCTATCGCTTCGTCTTCAGCGGCGCGCTGATCAACATGCCCACGTCGTACTGGGGCATCGGCTACGACAACGCCATCAACGACGCCAACAAGGAAGGCTACACGCGGCGCGGCGTGGTGGTGCAACCCCGCGTCATGGTGCGGGTGCGGCCCAACATCTACGTGGGCGGGGGCTACGACTTCGAGTACGACGACGCCGCCCAGCTTGAACGCGGCGCCAGCAGTGCGCTGGCCACCGATCCGCATGGCACGCGGGTGCTCAGCAGCGGCCTGACCGCGCATTTCTCGTACGACACGCGCGACTTCCTGCCGAACCCTTACACGGGGCAGGCGCTGCTGGTCAACGGCACGGTCTACCGGCGGGGCTTCGGCAGCGACAACGACTTCGAGACGCTGGAAATCACCTACGACAAGTACTTCCGCATGCGCGAGCGCGACGTGCTGGCCTTCGACGTCTACGGCAAGTTCAACTGGGGCGATGTGCCGTGGAGCATGATGTCCAAGCTGGGCGACAACCGGCGCATGCGCGGCTACTTCATGGGCCAGTACCGCGACAAGGCGATGATGACCGCGCAGGTGGAATACCGCTGGCATATCGTCGGGCGCCAGGGCATGGTGTTCTGGGCCGGCACCGGCGCCATCGCCGGCAACCCGGGCTCGCTCACGTCGGCACACTGGCTGCCGAACGCCGGCGTGGGCTACCGGTTCGAATTCAAGCCTCGCGTGAATGTGCGCTTCGACGTAGGTGTCGGCAGCAATACGAAAGGCGTCTACTTCCAGATCAACGAGGCGTTCTGA
- a CDS encoding sulfite exporter TauE/SafE family protein: protein MELNVATILVTFAGVFLICFMKGAFGGGFAIVGIPLLSLVMDPVSAGGLLAPLFVAMDLFSLRYWKPSTWSRPDLKLLVPGLVVGIGVGYFLFRVLDHRAISIVMAVVTLSFVGLWLLRGADVVVQPRSSPKAVAAGVTSGITTMVAHSGGPPLAMYLLPLGLSKQVYAGTTSMFFTVGNILKAVPWLALGRPVGAVWTLMTICLLAVPAGVWLGWRLHGRLDQRQMYRVCYGLLVFTAVKLLWDGVAGYMH, encoded by the coding sequence ATGGAACTGAATGTCGCCACCATCCTCGTCACCTTTGCCGGCGTCTTCCTGATCTGCTTCATGAAAGGCGCCTTTGGGGGCGGTTTTGCCATCGTCGGCATTCCGTTGCTGTCGCTTGTGATGGACCCCGTGTCGGCGGGCGGCCTGCTTGCGCCGCTGTTCGTAGCCATGGATCTGTTCAGCCTGCGCTACTGGAAGCCATCCACGTGGTCCCGGCCCGACCTGAAGCTGCTGGTACCCGGGCTGGTGGTTGGTATCGGCGTGGGCTACTTTCTGTTCCGCGTGCTGGATCACCGTGCCATTTCCATCGTCATGGCCGTGGTCACGCTGAGCTTTGTCGGCCTGTGGCTGCTGCGCGGTGCCGACGTGGTGGTACAACCGCGCTCGTCACCCAAGGCCGTGGCGGCGGGCGTGACGTCCGGCATCACGACGATGGTGGCCCACTCGGGCGGCCCGCCGCTGGCGATGTACCTGCTGCCGCTGGGCCTGAGCAAGCAGGTCTATGCGGGAACGACCAGCATGTTCTTCACCGTCGGCAATATCCTCAAGGCGGTGCCGTGGCTGGCGTTGGGCCGGCCGGTGGGCGCGGTGTGGACGTTGATGACGATCTGCCTGCTGGCCGTGCCGGCCGGTGTCTGGCTGGGCTGGCGCCTGCATGGGCGGCTGGACCAGCGCCAGATGTACCGGGTCTGCTACGGCCTGCTGGTCTTCACGGCGGTCAAGCTGCTGTGGGACGGTGTTGCCGGCTATATGCATTGA
- a CDS encoding PhoX family phosphatase produces MFEKPDASRRKALKLLAGAPMLPLGLASTSLLAGCGGGDDAPAAVTPGGTTPPTVTPSFVSAEFTAMPAPSLSNPAAMATTTVGSSLSVKLSDGTTQSYKLAYQPFFMTGDLVPDGNGGQILAGGYFNINNSPIIDPSVTGNKQFFSDSPDGTSLLKIDGAKVAGVKGNTVFAVVQFEYTTWDQAKVKDMYGRLPSPIAVLTLDQDPATGKLSLVKYHNVDTSGANGLWITCGASLSPWNTHLSSEEYEPDARTAATNAQCIDYALNLYGTSTIAFNPYLYGHLPEVTVNADGTGSIKKHYCVGRISHELVQVMPDNRTVLMGDDATNSGLFVFVADKEKDLSAGTLYVGKIGAGFSVDPAAAGADITWIKLGHATSAQVEAWAKSHTFADIMDYSATDPADTTYTKIMYSGAAQWVRVKPGKELVAAFLETHRYAALMGGSMGFTKMEGTTVNIKDKIAYSALQNIVDSMVLNNTARGWYAESNISVPAAINSGGVMQHKLAGGQKDTAGAAINSEWMPVHTQALIVGKDITADALGNTSDPETIGNPDNLKFSEKLRTLFIGEDSSRHTNNFLWAYNVDTKKLSRLMSVPAGAESTGLHAVDEINGWTYIMSNFQHAGDGIKTQVKTQVEPLVFANYKNGLGASVGYLTADATSVKLGK; encoded by the coding sequence ATGTTCGAAAAACCTGACGCATCGCGCCGCAAGGCCCTGAAACTCCTGGCCGGCGCGCCGATGCTGCCGCTGGGCCTGGCTTCCACCTCGCTGCTGGCGGGTTGCGGCGGCGGCGACGACGCCCCGGCCGCCGTGACGCCGGGCGGCACCACGCCCCCCACCGTGACGCCGAGCTTCGTGTCGGCGGAGTTCACGGCCATGCCGGCGCCTTCGCTGAGCAACCCGGCTGCCATGGCCACGACCACGGTTGGCTCCAGCCTGTCGGTAAAGCTGAGCGACGGCACCACGCAGAGCTACAAGCTGGCCTACCAGCCGTTCTTCATGACCGGCGACTTGGTGCCGGACGGCAACGGCGGCCAGATCCTGGCCGGCGGCTACTTCAACATCAACAACAGCCCGATCATCGATCCGTCGGTGACCGGCAACAAGCAGTTCTTCTCCGATTCGCCGGATGGCACGTCGCTGCTGAAGATCGACGGCGCCAAGGTGGCAGGCGTGAAGGGCAACACGGTCTTTGCCGTGGTGCAGTTCGAGTACACGACGTGGGACCAGGCCAAGGTCAAGGACATGTACGGCCGCCTGCCGTCGCCGATCGCCGTGCTGACGCTGGACCAGGACCCCGCCACCGGCAAGCTGTCGCTGGTGAAGTACCACAACGTGGATACGTCGGGCGCCAACGGCCTGTGGATCACCTGCGGCGCCAGCCTGTCGCCGTGGAACACCCACCTGTCGAGCGAAGAGTACGAGCCGGACGCGCGCACCGCCGCGACGAACGCCCAGTGCATCGACTACGCGCTGAACCTGTACGGCACGTCGACCATCGCATTCAACCCGTACCTGTACGGCCACCTGCCGGAAGTGACCGTCAATGCCGACGGCACGGGTTCGATCAAGAAGCACTACTGCGTGGGCCGCATCTCGCACGAGCTGGTGCAGGTGATGCCTGACAACCGCACCGTGCTGATGGGCGACGACGCCACCAACAGCGGCCTGTTCGTCTTCGTCGCCGATAAGGAAAAGGACCTGTCGGCCGGCACGCTGTACGTGGGCAAGATCGGTGCGGGCTTCTCGGTGGACCCCGCCGCCGCCGGTGCCGACATCACCTGGATCAAGCTGGGCCACGCCACCAGCGCGCAGGTGGAAGCCTGGGCCAAGTCCCACACGTTTGCCGACATCATGGACTACTCGGCAACCGATCCGGCCGACACGACGTACACGAAGATCATGTACAGCGGTGCCGCGCAGTGGGTCCGCGTCAAGCCGGGCAAGGAACTGGTGGCCGCGTTCCTGGAAACCCACCGCTACGCAGCCCTGATGGGCGGCAGCATGGGCTTCACCAAGATGGAAGGCACGACGGTCAACATCAAGGACAAGATCGCCTACTCCGCGCTGCAGAACATCGTCGATTCGATGGTGCTGAACAACACGGCGCGCGGCTGGTACGCCGAGAGCAACATCAGCGTGCCCGCGGCGATCAACTCGGGCGGCGTGATGCAGCACAAGCTGGCCGGCGGCCAGAAGGATACGGCTGGCGCCGCCATCAACAGCGAATGGATGCCGGTGCACACGCAGGCACTGATCGTCGGCAAGGACATCACCGCTGACGCGCTGGGCAATACGTCGGATCCGGAAACCATCGGCAACCCGGACAACCTGAAGTTCTCGGAAAAGCTGCGCACGCTGTTCATCGGCGAGGACAGCAGCCGCCACACCAACAACTTCCTGTGGGCGTACAACGTCGACACGAAGAAGCTGTCGCGCCTGATGTCGGTGCCGGCCGGTGCCGAATCGACGGGCCTGCACGCCGTGGACGAGATCAACGGCTGGACCTACATCATGAGCAACTTCCAGCACGCTGGTGACGGCATCAAGACGCAGGTCAAGACGCAGGTGGAGCCGCTGGTGTTCGCCAACTACAAGAACGGCCTGGGCGCCTCGGTCGGCTACCTGACCGCCGACGCCACGAGCGTCAAGCTGGGCAAGTAA
- a CDS encoding oxalate:formate antiporter, whose product MDNQNLNAQPTNKGLLAVFWLYVLVPLVWGVSNTITQAMKLFQ is encoded by the coding sequence ATGGACAACCAGAACCTCAACGCACAACCGACCAACAAGGGCCTGCTGGCCGTCTTCTGGCTCTACGTGCTCGTGCCGCTGGTGTGGGGTGTGTCGAACACCATCACCCAGGCGATGAAGCTGTTCCAGTAA
- a CDS encoding SDR family NAD(P)-dependent oxidoreductase — protein MKIDLSGKTALVTGSTAGIGFATARGLAGSGARVILNGRSQPSVDKAVAALKAAEPGADVLGFAGDLVDAAVCDTLVKTHPDVDILVNNLGIFQPQDFFEIPDSEWSRFFEVNVLTGVRLSRAYAQGMVQRKWGRIVFVASESGVNIPVEMIHYGFTKTAQLAVSRGLAKRLAGTGVTVNAVLPGPTLSEGVEAMLQDDIARTGKSAEEVAADFVKAHRSTSLIQRAASVDEVANMIVYACSKQASATTGAALRVDGGVVDTII, from the coding sequence ATGAAGATCGACCTGTCGGGCAAGACCGCCCTGGTAACCGGATCCACCGCTGGCATCGGCTTTGCCACCGCGCGCGGCCTGGCCGGATCGGGCGCACGCGTGATTCTGAACGGCCGCAGCCAGCCCAGCGTCGACAAGGCCGTCGCTGCGCTGAAGGCGGCCGAGCCCGGTGCCGATGTCCTGGGCTTTGCCGGCGACCTGGTCGACGCCGCCGTCTGCGACACGCTGGTCAAGACCCATCCCGACGTGGATATCCTGGTGAACAACCTCGGCATCTTCCAGCCGCAGGATTTTTTCGAGATTCCGGACAGCGAGTGGTCGCGCTTCTTCGAAGTCAACGTGCTGACCGGCGTACGGTTGTCGCGCGCCTACGCGCAGGGCATGGTCCAGCGCAAATGGGGCCGCATCGTGTTCGTGGCGTCGGAGTCCGGCGTCAATATCCCCGTGGAGATGATCCACTACGGCTTCACCAAGACGGCCCAGCTGGCGGTGTCGCGCGGCCTGGCCAAGCGCCTGGCTGGCACCGGCGTGACGGTCAACGCGGTGCTGCCCGGCCCCACGCTGTCGGAAGGCGTGGAGGCCATGCTCCAGGATGACATCGCCAGGACCGGCAAGTCGGCAGAGGAAGTGGCTGCCGACTTCGTGAAGGCGCATCGCAGCACGTCGTTGATCCAGCGCGCGGCGTCGGTCGACGAGGTGGCCAACATGATCGTCTACGCGTGCTCGAAGCAGGCGTCCGCCACCACGGGCGCGGCGCTGCGCGTCGATGGCGGCGTGGTCGACACGATCATCTAG
- a CDS encoding SDR family oxidoreductase: MKTLKKIGSQVIVLTGATSGVGLVTARKAAARGARLVLVARSEDALHKLAEELREHGTEVITVTADVGRHDDVARVAQSAIERFGSFDTWINNAGVTIFGRHDDVPLEDHRKLFETNYWGVVHGSLAAVAHLRQNGGAIINMGSESCDCPLPLQSAYVASQHAIKGFTDTLRLELEQEKAPVSVTLIKAAGMDTPIVTHAKNFLHVEPRQASPLYDPSMAADAILFAAEHPRRDMFVGASAKAFSAAAYYAPHTFDRFMRRFMGRAQQTDMPAGPRDDNALHAAGNSLVERTGDRRAMKSCPYTASTRHPILTTALVVGASAAMAAMMRHRRG, from the coding sequence ATGAAGACGCTCAAGAAGATTGGCTCGCAGGTCATCGTGCTGACGGGCGCCACGAGTGGCGTGGGGCTCGTCACGGCGCGCAAGGCGGCCGCAAGGGGCGCCAGGCTGGTACTGGTGGCGCGTAGTGAAGATGCCTTGCACAAGCTGGCCGAGGAACTGCGCGAGCACGGCACCGAGGTCATCACCGTCACCGCCGATGTCGGCAGGCACGACGACGTGGCCAGGGTCGCCCAGTCGGCCATCGAGCGCTTTGGCAGCTTCGATACCTGGATCAACAACGCCGGCGTGACGATCTTCGGCCGCCACGACGATGTGCCGCTGGAAGACCACCGCAAGCTGTTCGAGACGAACTACTGGGGCGTGGTGCACGGATCGCTGGCGGCCGTGGCGCATCTGCGGCAGAACGGCGGGGCGATCATCAACATGGGCAGCGAGTCATGTGACTGTCCGTTGCCGCTGCAAAGCGCGTACGTGGCGTCGCAGCATGCCATCAAGGGATTCACCGATACCTTGCGGCTGGAGCTCGAACAGGAAAAGGCGCCGGTGTCGGTCACGCTGATCAAGGCGGCCGGGATGGACACGCCCATCGTCACCCATGCCAAGAACTTCCTGCATGTGGAGCCCAGGCAGGCGTCTCCGCTCTACGATCCGTCAATGGCCGCCGACGCCATCCTGTTTGCCGCCGAGCATCCGCGCCGCGACATGTTCGTGGGCGCTTCGGCCAAGGCGTTCTCGGCGGCGGCCTACTACGCGCCGCACACGTTCGATCGCTTCATGCGGCGTTTCATGGGCCGGGCGCAGCAGACCGACATGCCGGCCGGGCCGCGCGACGATAACGCGCTGCACGCGGCCGGCAACAGCCTGGTGGAGCGGACGGGAGACCGCCGGGCGATGAAGTCGTGTCCCTACACGGCCTCCACGCGGCATCCGATCCTGACCACCGCGCTGGTGGTAGGCGCGTCGGCCGCGATGGCCGCTATGATGCGCCACCGGCGCGGCTAG
- the ligD gene encoding DNA ligase D, which yields MAKTAAPDAPLDKYQHKRDFAATPEPSGKRTARARKTSAGNGAHAFVIQKHAARRLHYDFRLELDGTLKSWAVPKGPSYDPADKRMAVHVEDHPLDYADFEGVIPAGHYGAGTVIVWDRGEWIPDTDPEAGYRDGKLKFELRGEKLQGHWTLVRMGGKKARDDNAWLLIKERDQYARPASEFDVVDAMPDSVLAGTAKAKPKKAAGKEKEPARKTAKKAAGKLPALPAGARKAALPLALAPQLATLVDTPPADSAQWQYEIKFDGYRIVARIDGDDVRLFTRNGNDWTSKLRPLAAEIAGLGWPDGWLDGEIVVVDEHGITDFQALQNAFETAHAESIQFYAFDLPWFAGHDLRAVPLAERRALLHGLLANHTPGRLRFSDNFEGAPADMLEAACRMKLEGIIGKRVDAPYVSSRAPTWIKLKCQNRQEFVIGGFTDPKGSRSGLGSLLLGLHDADGKLRYVGNVGTGFDTAMLDALRKQLDPLRTDDTPFDPLPRGIKGHWVKPRLVAEVTFGAWTREGRVRHSVFHALRTDKPASAVTLEAPARPDASSASTRAKSGKTAVKATKAEAAPTKKPTKASKAAIGNVVVSHADRVIDKSTGLTKGDLVGYYASAAGLMLPFLRGRPLALVRAPSGIDGEQFFQRHGDTLHLKGVKALDPELWPGHPPLLEIASASAIVEAAQLNVVEFHTWNARARNIDKPDQIVFDIDPGEGVNWREIQEAASLVKALLDAMSLQSFLKTSGGKGLHVVVPLSARAGWDAVRDFAQDVVTHMARTIPERFVAKSGPRNRVGKIFIDYLRNGVGATTAAAFSARARPGIGVSIPVSWDELDDLTGAAQWTIANVGDRLDELSRHDPWAGHDKVRQTLTQARKLLDSA from the coding sequence ATGGCCAAGACCGCAGCCCCAGACGCCCCGCTCGACAAGTACCAGCACAAGCGCGACTTCGCGGCCACGCCCGAGCCCAGTGGCAAGCGCACCGCTCGCGCCAGGAAGACTTCCGCTGGCAACGGCGCCCATGCCTTCGTCATCCAGAAGCACGCCGCCCGCCGCCTGCACTATGACTTCCGGCTGGAGCTGGACGGCACGCTCAAGAGCTGGGCCGTGCCAAAGGGCCCCAGCTACGATCCGGCCGACAAGCGCATGGCGGTGCACGTGGAAGACCATCCGCTGGACTACGCCGATTTCGAGGGCGTGATCCCTGCCGGCCATTACGGCGCGGGCACGGTGATCGTCTGGGATCGCGGCGAGTGGATTCCCGATACGGACCCGGAGGCCGGCTACCGGGACGGCAAGCTCAAGTTCGAACTGCGCGGTGAAAAGCTGCAGGGCCACTGGACGCTGGTGCGCATGGGCGGCAAGAAGGCGCGCGACGATAACGCCTGGCTATTGATCAAGGAGCGCGACCAATACGCACGGCCGGCGTCGGAGTTCGACGTCGTGGATGCCATGCCCGACAGCGTGCTGGCCGGCACCGCCAAGGCCAAGCCGAAAAAGGCGGCCGGCAAGGAAAAGGAACCGGCGCGGAAAACCGCGAAAAAGGCAGCCGGCAAGCTGCCGGCGCTGCCGGCCGGTGCCAGAAAGGCCGCCCTGCCGCTGGCGCTGGCGCCGCAACTGGCTACCCTGGTCGACACCCCGCCGGCAGACTCCGCCCAGTGGCAATACGAGATCAAGTTCGACGGCTATCGCATCGTGGCGCGCATCGACGGCGACGATGTGCGGCTGTTCACGCGCAACGGCAACGACTGGACGTCGAAACTGCGCCCGCTGGCCGCCGAGATCGCCGGGCTGGGCTGGCCCGACGGTTGGCTCGACGGCGAGATCGTGGTGGTCGACGAACATGGCATTACCGACTTCCAGGCCTTGCAGAACGCTTTCGAGACCGCGCATGCGGAATCGATCCAGTTCTATGCGTTCGACCTGCCCTGGTTTGCCGGGCACGACTTGCGCGCGGTGCCGCTGGCCGAGCGTCGTGCCCTGCTGCACGGGCTGCTGGCCAATCACACGCCGGGCCGCCTGCGCTTCAGCGACAACTTCGAGGGCGCCCCCGCCGACATGCTCGAGGCAGCCTGCCGGATGAAGCTGGAAGGCATCATCGGCAAACGCGTGGACGCCCCCTACGTCAGTTCGCGCGCCCCCACGTGGATCAAGCTCAAGTGCCAGAACCGGCAGGAATTCGTGATTGGCGGCTTTACCGACCCAAAGGGCAGCCGCAGCGGGCTGGGGTCGCTGCTGCTTGGCCTGCACGATGCCGATGGCAAACTGCGCTACGTCGGCAATGTCGGCACCGGCTTCGACACGGCGATGCTCGACGCGCTGCGCAAGCAGCTGGACCCGCTGCGCACCGACGATACCCCGTTCGATCCGCTGCCGCGTGGCATCAAGGGCCACTGGGTCAAGCCCAGGCTGGTGGCCGAGGTGACGTTCGGCGCCTGGACCCGCGAAGGCCGCGTCCGCCATTCCGTGTTCCACGCGCTGCGCACGGACAAGCCGGCCTCGGCCGTCACGCTGGAGGCACCGGCCAGGCCTGATGCTTCCAGCGCTTCCACCCGCGCGAAATCCGGAAAGACCGCCGTGAAAGCCACCAAAGCCGAAGCCGCCCCCACGAAAAAGCCGACCAAGGCGTCAAAAGCCGCCATCGGCAACGTGGTGGTCAGCCACGCCGACCGCGTGATCGACAAATCCACCGGCCTGACCAAGGGCGACCTGGTTGGCTACTACGCCAGCGCCGCCGGCCTGATGCTGCCGTTCCTGCGCGGGCGGCCGCTGGCGCTGGTGCGCGCGCCTTCCGGTATCGATGGCGAGCAGTTTTTCCAGCGCCATGGCGACACGCTGCACCTGAAGGGCGTCAAGGCGCTGGACCCCGAACTCTGGCCCGGCCATCCGCCTTTGCTGGAAATCGCCTCGGCATCGGCCATCGTCGAGGCGGCACAGCTGAACGTGGTGGAATTCCACACCTGGAACGCCAGGGCGCGCAACATCGACAAGCCCGACCAGATCGTCTTCGATATCGACCCTGGCGAAGGGGTGAACTGGCGCGAGATCCAGGAGGCAGCCAGCCTGGTCAAGGCGTTGCTGGACGCGATGTCGCTGCAGAGCTTCCTGAAGACCAGCGGCGGCAAGGGGCTGCACGTGGTGGTGCCGCTGTCTGCCCGGGCCGGATGGGACGCCGTGCGGGATTTTGCCCAGGACGTAGTGACGCACATGGCGCGGACGATTCCCGAGCGCTTTGTAGCAAAGAGCGGCCCGCGCAACCGGGTTGGCAAGATTTTCATCGATTACCTGCGCAACGGTGTCGGCGCTACCACGGCCGCCGCCTTCTCGGCGCGGGCGCGGCCCGGCATTGGCGTCTCGATCCCGGTCAGCTGGGACGAACTGGACGACCTGACCGGCGCCGCGCAGTGGACCATTGCCAACGTCGGCGACCGGCTCGACGAGCTGTCGCGGCACGACCCCTGGGCCGGCCACGACAAGGTCCGGCAGACCCTGACCCAGGCCCGCAAGCTGCTCGACAGCGCCTGA